Proteins found in one Actinomycetota bacterium genomic segment:
- a CDS encoding DUF72 domain-containing protein has product MNGPVKAGGRVLVGTCSWTEPTLVRQAAWYPRRSMTAADRLAFYAGRFGVVEADSTYYFPPTADMAANWVAATPEGFRINVKAYSLLTGHPTFPHSLWPDMAGAIPPERRDKRRLYASHLPPEALEEAWERFLHALGPLHEAGRLGAVLLQFPRWFGPKEANREELRRVADRIGAYRGCVELRCGRWLEGDECEATLELLEEVGLAYVCVDEPQGFPAAVPPVVAATADLAVVRLHGRAAAPGHRPSPTAVARLRYLYRLDELREWATAVRELATSASEVHVLFNNCHRDFAVVNAGQMAALLEGREPSPGPGPPPPAYAQLRLAI; this is encoded by the coding sequence GTGAACGGCCCGGTGAAGGCCGGGGGGCGCGTCCTGGTGGGCACGTGCTCGTGGACCGAACCGACCCTCGTCCGCCAGGCCGCGTGGTACCCCCGGCGCTCGATGACGGCCGCCGACCGCCTGGCCTTCTACGCCGGCCGGTTCGGGGTGGTCGAGGCCGACAGCACCTACTACTTCCCGCCGACGGCCGACATGGCGGCCAACTGGGTGGCAGCCACACCCGAGGGCTTCCGGATCAACGTCAAGGCCTACTCGCTGCTCACCGGCCACCCCACCTTCCCCCACTCGCTGTGGCCCGACATGGCCGGGGCCATCCCCCCCGAGCGGAGGGACAAGCGCCGCCTGTACGCCAGCCACCTCCCGCCCGAGGCCCTCGAGGAGGCCTGGGAGCGGTTCCTGCACGCCCTGGGGCCTCTCCACGAGGCGGGCCGGCTGGGGGCCGTGCTGCTCCAGTTCCCCCGCTGGTTCGGGCCCAAGGAGGCCAACCGCGAGGAGCTGCGGCGGGTGGCCGACCGTATCGGTGCCTACCGGGGGTGCGTCGAGCTGCGGTGCGGGCGCTGGCTGGAGGGCGACGAGTGCGAGGCCACCCTCGAGCTGCTGGAGGAGGTGGGCCTGGCCTACGTGTGCGTGGACGAACCCCAGGGCTTCCCGGCGGCCGTCCCGCCCGTGGTGGCGGCCACCGCCGACCTGGCCGTCGTACGCCTCCACGGCCGGGCCGCCGCCCCTGGGCACCGTCCCAGCCCGACGGCCGTGGCCCGCCTGCGCTACCTGTACCGGCTCGACGAGCTACGGGAGTGGGCCACGGCCGTGCGGGAGCTGGCGACCTCGGCCTCGGAGGTCCACGTGCTGTTCAACAACTGCCACCGCGACTTCGCGGTGGTGAACGCCGGCCAGATGGCCGCCCTGCTCGAAGGCCGAGAACCCTCCCCCGGCCCCGGGCCCCCGCCCCCGGCCTACGCCCAGCTCCGCCTGGCTATCTGA
- a CDS encoding SGNH/GDSL hydrolase family protein, which produces MSGRTSAVLGARAFEVAVGVAVAVALVACSGGGGTARVTATPSPAPDGPGGETALYVAVGASETTGAGTEVPLREAWPQVLFRTAMSPATVFVNMGLPGATVARALAVVVPTAASQQPDIATVWLNVNDVVAGVEAADFERDLGRVVSALRRNGATRVLVANTPPIDHLPSYLACRPDPPPAAPPCRAAAGEMPPPEVVNQVVADCNAATARVAQREGAELVDLHTVGLRAREAGIADALVSADGFHPNAGGHQAVANAFAEVLARPPAPPR; this is translated from the coding sequence GTGAGCGGTCGCACCAGCGCCGTGCTCGGGGCCCGTGCCTTCGAAGTTGCCGTGGGTGTCGCCGTCGCCGTTGCGCTGGTGGCCTGCTCGGGGGGCGGGGGGACGGCCCGGGTGACGGCCACCCCTTCACCCGCGCCCGACGGGCCTGGGGGCGAGACCGCCCTGTACGTCGCCGTGGGCGCCAGCGAGACCACCGGGGCGGGCACCGAGGTCCCCCTGCGGGAGGCCTGGCCCCAGGTGCTGTTCCGCACGGCCATGAGCCCGGCCACGGTGTTCGTCAACATGGGCCTGCCTGGGGCGACCGTGGCTCGTGCCCTGGCCGTGGTCGTGCCCACGGCCGCCTCCCAGCAGCCCGACATCGCCACCGTGTGGCTCAACGTCAACGACGTCGTGGCCGGGGTGGAGGCCGCCGACTTCGAGCGCGACCTGGGCCGGGTCGTCTCGGCCCTGCGCCGCAACGGGGCAACTCGGGTGCTCGTGGCCAATACGCCCCCCATCGACCACCTGCCGTCCTATCTGGCGTGCCGGCCCGACCCCCCGCCCGCAGCGCCGCCGTGCCGGGCCGCAGCCGGGGAGATGCCGCCCCCCGAGGTGGTCAACCAGGTCGTAGCCGACTGCAACGCGGCCACGGCCCGGGTGGCCCAACGGGAAGGAGCCGAGCTCGTCGACCTGCACACCGTGGGCCTGCGGGCCCGAGAGGCGGGGATCGCCGACGCCCTGGTGAGCGCCGACGGCTTCCACCCCAACGCCGGCGGCCACCAGGCGGTGGCCAACGCCTTCGCCGAGGTCCTGGCCCGCCCTCCGGCCCCGCCCCGGTGA